GGGTCGTCATCGACCTGTCGGCCGCGCACATCTGGGACGCCTCCACGGTCGCCGCGCTCGACGCCATCACCACCAAGTACGAGCAGCGCGGCAAGACCGTCGAGATCATCGGCCTCAACCGGCCGAGCGCCGAGAGGTACGAGAGGCTCAGCGGCGAACTCACCTCGAACGGCTGACGGGCGGGCTCAGCCGACCGGCTCGCCCGGCTGGTCGTGCGTGGCGCAGTGGATGCCACCGCCGCCGGACGCGATGGTGTCGATCCGGACCTGGACGACATCGCGCCCGGGGAAGTGCTCCCGCAGAATGCTCCGCGCCCGGCTGTCGGCCTTCCGGTCCCCGAACCGGGGCATGAAGACGGAGCCGTTGGCGACGTAGAAGTTCGCGTACGTCGCCACGAAGTCGTCGCCCTCGCCCGTGATCCTCGACAGATCGGGCTGCGGCAGGTCGACGATCTCGAAGCGGCGCCCCTTGGCGTCCTCGGCCCTGCTCAGCACGGCCCTCGCCTGGTCGGCGGCGCGTGACCAGACGTCGGCGGGGGTGTCCGGGTGCGGCCGGTCGAGGAGCACGACGCCCGGCCCGGTGAACCGTACGAGGCTGTCCACGTGCGCGTCGGTGATGTCCTGACCGCGCACACCGGCGAGCCACACGACCCTCTCGACGCCCAGCGTCCGTGCGAGTTCGGCCTCGATGTCGTCCCGGCTCTTCCCGGGGTTGCGGTTGTCGTTGACGACCGAGCTCTCGGTGACGAGGAGCGTGCCCTCGCCGTCGGTCTCCAGGGACCCGCCCTCCGCGACGAGGGGCGCCTCCCTGCGGGGGACGCGGTACTCGGACAGCAGGGCGCGGCCCACCCGGGCGTCATGGGTGTGGACCTGCTTGTCGCCCCAGCCGTTGAAGTTGAGGTCGACGCCGGTGACCGTGCCCGCGTCCTCCACGAACACCGGCACCGTGTCGCGCGCCCACAGGTCGTCGACCGCCAGCGGCACGACCTCCACGTCGCTCCCGCACGCCTTCTGGGCGGCCGCGTACTGGTCGGGCCGGGCCAGCATGACGACGTACTCGTACGCGGCGACCGCCCGCGCGACCCGGGCGATGTCCTCGCGCACGTAAGGGAGGTCCTCGCCCCACACGGAATCCAGCGCGGGCCACGCCATGAAGGTCCGCGCGTGGCTCTCCCACTCGGCACTCATGCGCGGTGCCCGCGTCGCGGGGCGTCGGGCGGGTGGGGGAGGGGGCACGGCGGACTCCGGTCTTCAGTAGTGGACTAGACCTCTGGCGGGAAGCCTGGGGCTCATGGTATAGACGTATGGAAGAAGTATGAAGAAGTACCTTTCGGCCCGTCTCGGCCGACAGGCGGCGCACCGCCGGAAGGTCCGTACCGTGCAAGCTTCTGATCCCGTTCCTCTTCCTGACCACACGCACAAGCCTCTTCCCGACCAGACGCACAAGACGCCGTGGCTGCCCAGCCCGGGCACGGCCCGCAGGCTGCGCCGCGCGGGCATCGCCCGGGTGCTCGTCACCGGCTGTCTGGTCCGCGTGAGCCTGCGCGGCGAGATCACCGCCCGCGAGGCCGAATCGCTCGCCGCGCAGCTGCGCGGCCTGGTCCAGGACGGCTGCCGCCATCTGATCGTCGACCTGTCCGAGGTCACCTACCTCGCACGGGAAGGCGCCGGCGTCTTCTTCGGCACGCTGCGGGCCCTCAGAGCCGTGGGCGGCACCCTCGCCGTGCGGGGCGCCTGCCCCCGGTCCGCCGCCACGCTGCACTGCCTGGGCATGGGCCGACTGGCCGAGTAGGCGGGTGGGGCGCGGGACGATCAGGCGTCGACCGCGTTCCGCCGCGTGAAACGGTGCCACCAGTGCCGTCGGCGCGGATGGATGGCCCGGCCGAGGCGCCGCCCCAGTACGAGGTAGCCGAGCAGTGCGCCCGCCGTGTTGAGGATGACGTCGTCGATGTCGAAGGTGCGGCCCGTCACGAACGCGCCCTGCGCCAGCTCGACGAGCACCATCGTCACCGCCGTGGCGAGCCCGACCCGCACGAACCCGCGCGTGCGGGGGAGCACCACGGGCAACAGCACACCGAACGGCACGCCCAGCAGGATGTTCCCGCCGAGCTGCTTGACGGTGTCGCGGAAGGCGGGCTGCGCGAGATACGCGTCGATGGAGTCGCCCGGCGTGAAGTTGCTGTGCGTCAGCGCCTCCGAGCTCGCGGACGGCTCCAGCGTCAGACGGGCAAGCACCACGGCGAAGCCGACCATGAAGGCGAAGGCCACCAGCATGATCACCGCCCGGGCCGGCGTCGACATGGGCGCCGCGCGGCGGCCTTCCTCGTAACGTCCTGTCCGTGCCATCAGCGCCTCCTGGTCCCTCTCAGGTCCCTTCCAGGTCCTTCGAGCCTCAAGCCGGTTCGGTGCGGCCGAACAGTCCCGCGTGCCCCGGTGGGAGCTGGGTGAGGATGCGGCGAAGCAGCGCGTCGTCCGCCACGTCCGCGAGCGTGCCGAGCACTGAGGTGACGGCACGGCGGGCCCCGGCCGTGTCCTCGCCCGTCCGCGCGGCCACCGCGTCGACGAACTCCGCGGCGGACAGGGGTTCGGCGGCGGGTTCCGCGTCGGTCAGCAGGGCCCCGCACCCGGCGGGCAGCAGCCGGGCCAGGTCGGTGCGGTCGTCGCCCACCAGATGCGCGCCAAGGACGTCGAGCACCTTCTCGAGGGCGCCCGCCGCCTGCTGGCGCCCGGCGTAACTTCCCCGCTGCCGCACCCGGTCGAGAAGCGTTTCCAAGGATGTGTCCATGCTGGAGTCCCCGAGTCCCTGTTGTGGCAGTCCCTCTGGTGGCATCAACTCTTCATCCGGTACCCGGAGATGGCGATGTGATGCCCCGGGCCTTCTCCACCTCGACCGTGAACTGCGCCCCCGCGAGCAGCGCCAGGTTGGACACCCACAGCCACATCAGGAAGACGACGATGCCCGCGAGGGAGCCGTACAGCTTGCCGTAGGTGCCGAACACCGTCGCGTACAGCGTGAACAGGCCCGAGGAGAGCAGCCAGAGCAGCGCGGACAGCAGTCCGCCGGGCAGGATGTGGCGCCAGCCGCGGGCCTCGGGCGGCGCGTTGCGGAAGAGGACGAGGACGAGCAGCGCCACCAGGCAGACCAGCGCCGGCCACTTCAGGACGGCCCAGGCGTTCTGGCCCGCGTCGCCGAAGCCGACGCGGTGCCCGATGCTCTCGGCGACCGAACCGCTCAGCACGAGAAGCAGGGCGCTGGCGACCAGCAGGCCGAGCAGCGTGACCGCGGTCATCACCACGCGGTGGCCCTTCCGCCACAGGGGACGGCAGTCCTTGACCCCGTGCATCGCGTGCAGCGCACGCCGGAACACGGCCGCGTAGCTCGACGCGGACCACACCGCGCTGACGGCGCCGGCGATCACCACGGTGAGCGCGGCGGAGCGCGCGTCCGCCATGTCGCTGAGGGCCTGGTGCAGGGAGCGCCCCGATTCGGCGGGAGCCCAGTCCGTGACCTCGGCGATGAGCGCCTGGGTCGTGGCGGGGCTGACGAGGCTGATGAGGCTGACGGTGACGAGCAGCGCGGGGAGCAGGGCGAGGATGGCGTAGTACGTCAGGGCCGCCGCCCAGTCCGACACGTCGTCGTCCCACATCGACACGGGGGTGCGGCGCAGGGCGGTGCGGCGCAGGGCCCACGTTCCGTGGACGGCGGACGGTGAACTGTCCATAGGGCTGCTCTTTCCTGCATGAGGCATGAGGCGTTACGCACGACGCAGCGCGGGTGCCGCCAGGTGTTTCCTTGTTCTGTTGCCCTGCCTGAGCGGTTTCGTGCCCGGAGACGACAGAAGCCCTGGACTCCGACATGCGGAGTCCAGGGCTTCGTTTTGAGCGCTGGGCAGGCCTTGCACCTGCATTTCCCCGCAGGAAGCGGGGCGTCTTTCCTTGGACGACCAACGCCTGTCCCCCGACCGGAAGTCCGGCTTGAGGAGGCGATATTGATCTTATCCCATCAGCGGAGGTGCTCCGTACCGTCCCGGGCGGCGGCACGGTCGAGCAGACGCGTCATCGCCTCGGCGGCCCGGACGGCCGCGTCCGCACAGCAGTTGTTGAACAGGACGTGCACCTCCTCGGTCCGTTCGGCGAGGGCGTGCAACCGGGGCAGCCAGGAGCGGAGTTCGTCCTCGTCGTACGCGTACCGGAAACGGTCCTCCTTGCTTCCCCGCCCCCACGACGTGCTGCGGCCGTGGAACCGTACGACGGAGAGCCCCGGCACGGTGACCGGCGCGACCGGCGGCATCGCGGACGGCACCGACTGGTTCATGTCGACGGCGACCGCCGTCATGCCGTGACCGGCGAGGAGTGCGCGCGTGGCCTCGGCGTTCCCGTCGCGCCACCAGTCGGGGTGGCGGAACTCCACCGCGACGGGCCAGCCCCGGGTGCGCCGCGCGGTGTGCGCGAGCAGCTCGGCGGCGCGCTCGCCGGGCCGTAGCCACGGCGGGAACTGGAACAGCACGCTCCCGAGCCGTCCTGCGTCACGCAGCGGCGCGATCCCGGCGGTGAACCGTGTCCACACCTCGTCCAGGGCGGCCGCGTCCCGGGGGCCGTCACGCAGCTTGTCGCGCAGGTCGGCGGGGAGCGCGGCGGGGCGTGTGGGGTGCCCGGTGAGCATCGAGAACGCCTTCACGTCGAACGTGAAGCGGTCCGGCGTCCGCTCCACCCAGAGCCGGCTGTTGCGCTCGCCGGGCAGCGCGTAATACGACGAGTCCACCTCCACGACCGGGAACCGCTCGGCGTAGTACCGCAGCCGCCCCGCCGCGTCCCGCCGCCCGCGCGGGTACCAGCCGCTGCGGACCAGCGCCGGATCGGTCCACGAACACGTGCCCACCAGGATGTCGCCCATGGGGGCCCGGTACCCGGATCCCGCGCGGTGACAAGTCCGCGGCCGTGATCACTGTGACAGCCGCGTACACCGGGACAGCCTTTACATGCTTGCGTCCTTACGCTCCGTCGCGCTCCGAATGCGCGATGCGGCGGCCCTCTACAAACTGGAGGGAAGTGCCCAGCCCTCGCACTGAGGAGTCGCCGTGCTCGAAAAAACGTCGCCGCCGCCCACGCCCGCCTGTGAGATCCGGGTCGCATCGGTGCCCGCGGGCCACGTCTACGTACGGCACTGCTCCTCAGCGGAACCGGACGGCGTCCGGCGCCTCGCCGATCCCCGCCCCAACGGCGCGCCCAGCACCTCCGCGCGCTGGTGGCCGCCGGTGATGCTGCAACCGGAGTGGGTCGACGCCCACCACCGGGACTTCGACGTCTTCCACCTGCACTTCGGGTTCGACGCGCAGAGCCCCGCCCAGCTGACGGCCCTCGTGGACGCCCTGCGCGAGCACCGGAAGCCACTGGTCTATACCGTCCACGACCTGCGCAACCCCCACCAGCCCGGCCCCTCCGCCCACGACGCGGCCCTGAACGTCGTCATCCCGGCCGCCGACCGCCTCATCACCCTCACCCACGGCGCGGCCGGCACCATCCACAGGCGCTGGGGCCGGGCGGCGACCGTGCTGCCCCACCCCCACGTGGTGGACCTGCCGCTCCTGGACCGGGCCAGACCGTCCCGCGACCGGTTCCGAGTGGGCGTACACGCCAAGAGCCTGCGGCCGAACATGGACGTGCTGCCCGTCGTACGCGTCCTCGCCGACACCGTCGCAGGGCTCCCCGACGCGGAGCTCCAGGTCAACCTCCACCGCGAGGTGACGGACCCGGCCTCCCCGGCCCACTCCCCGCAGCTTCTGCGCGAGCTCCACGACCTCGCCGAACGGGACCGCCTCACGCTCGTCGTCCACGACTACTTCGACGACGAACAGCTCTGGGACTACCTCACCTCGCTCGACCTCTCCGTGCTGCCCTACCGGTTCGGCACGCACTCCGGATGGCTGGAGGCGTGCCACGACCTGGGCACCGCCGTCGCCGCGCCGGACTGCGGCTTCTACGCCCAACAGCGTCCCTGCCACTCCTACGGCCACACCCAGGACGACGGCCTCGACGAGGAGTCCCTGCACAAGGCGGTGCTCGCCGCCCACGCGCAGAGGCCCGCCCCACGGGCCGCGGTCCGGCACAGGACGCGGGAGCGCGCCGACATCGCGGCGGCACACCACGCCCTCTACACCGACGTACTCCGATGAGCGGCGTGCGAGTGGCGCTCATCGCGTCCGCGCGCCACCCCATCACCGAACCGTTCGCGGGCGGCCTCGAAGCGCACACGTGGGGCCTGGCCCATGCGCTGACCCGGCGCGGACACGAGGTGGACCTGTTCGCCGCGCCCGGCTCCGATCCGGCGCTCGGAGCGTGCGAACTCCCCGTGCGGCACGTCGTGCTGAGCGCGGCGGCCCGCTCCGACGCCTCCATGCCGAGCACCGCATGGATAGAGGAGCACCACGCGTATCTGAGCCTGATGCTCGACCTGGCGCGGGACGGCGAGCGCCGGTTCGACGTCGTGCACAACAACAGCCTGCACTACCTGCCCGTCGCGATGGCCTCGGCCCTGCGGGTCCCGGTCATCACCACGCTCCACACGCCCCCGACCCCCTGGCTCGAGTCCGCCATCCAGAGTCACGACGTGTGCCCGGTGGTCTTCACCGCCGTCAGCCAGTACACGGCGTCGGCCTGGCACTCCGTCGTCCCCGCGGCGCGCGTCGTCCGCAACGGCATCGATACCGACTTCTGGCAACCGGGCCCCGGCGGCACCGATGTGGCCTGGTCGGGCCGGATCGTCCCGGAGAAGGGCCCCCATTTGGCGATCCGGGCCGCCCGCGCGGCCGGAGTGCCGTTGAAGCTCGCGGGGCCGATATCCGACGAGCGGTACTACGAGGAGGAGGTCGCGCCGCTGCTCGGCGACGGCGCGGAGTACGTCGGCCACCTCGACCGGCAGGGGCTCGCCGCGCTCCTCGCCACGTCGGCCGCCGCGCTGGTCACCCCCAGCTGGGACGAACCGTACGGCCTGGTCGTGGCGGAGGCGCTGGCCTGCGGCACGCCGGTCTGCGGCTTCGACCGCGGCGCCCTCGCGGAGATCCTCACCCCGGCCTGCGGGCTGCTCGCGCCACCCGGGGACGTGGCGGCGCTCGCCGCACTCATACCGCGCGTCATGGAACTCGACCGGGGGGAGGCGCGGCGCCGCGCGGAACGGTTCTGCTCGCTGGGCCGCACCGCCGACGCGTACACGCGCCTGTACGAGGAGGTGGCGCGGTGATCGGCTACTACGTCCACCACCAGGGGCGGGGACACCTGCACCGCGCGATGTGCGTCGCGTCCCGCACGACGGACCGCGTCACCCTCCTCTCCTCCCTTCCCCGCCCCGCCGCATGGGCGGGCCCGTGGATCTCCCTGCCGACGGACACCGCCGACGACCCGCTCGACCCCACGGCCGGCGGACGCCTGCACTGGGTGCCGCTGCACCACGCGGGACACCGCGAACGCATGGGGATCATCGCCCAGTGGATACGCCGGGCAAGCCCGTCCCTGTTCGTGAGCGACGTGTCCGTGGAGGCGGCGGCGCTGGCCCGGCTCATGGGCGTCCCCGTCGTGGTCATGGCCATGCGCGGTGACCGCAAGGACCCCGCCCACCGCCTCGGCTACGACCTCGCGGACGCGCTCATCGCCCCCTGGCCGCACACCGTCCCGGAACCGGGCTGGCCCGCGCACTGGCACGCCAAGACGGTCCACACGGGCAGCATCTCCCGCTACGACGGACGACCCCGGCCCGCCTCCGACGGCGCCGCCCCGGAGAGCGACGAGGTCGTCGTGATGCTCGGCGCCGGCGGCACGGCACTCACCGCGGAGCGCCTGCGGGAGGCGCGGCGGGCCACGCCCGGATGGTCGTGGACGGTCCTGGGAAGCCCGGCAGGGAGCGAGGGTGGTCCCATTCCCGACGACGGCCACCCCTCAACCTGGCTCGAAGACCCCTGGCCCGTGCTCTGCCGGGCCCGGGTCGTGGTCACGCACGGTGGCCAGAACGCCGTCGCCGAGTGTGCCGCCGCCCGCGTACCCACCGTGGTCATCCCCGAGGAACGTCCCCACGGCGAGCAGCATGCCACCGCGCGGGCCCTGCGGTCGGCCGGCCTCGCGACCGTCCGGGAGAGCTGGCCCGACCCCGAGGAGTGGCCCGACCTGCTGGCCGAGGCGGCCGCCCTGCCGGACCGGTGGGAGCAGTGGTCCCCCGGCGACGGTGCCGGGCGCGCCGCGCGGCTTCTCGGCGACCTGGCGGCCCGGCCGATGAGGAGGACCGTATGCGTATCCCAGTGAGCACTCTCGCGCGCGCCGCGGCCCGGGCGCCGCGGGCGGTGGGGGAGGGCCGGTCCGGTCCCCGGGTGCGGCCCGCGCTGCCGGTCGAGGCGGCGGTCCTGTCGAGCGAGGGAGTCGTATGCGTACCGCGGTGATCACCCTCGCGGCGGGTCGCCACCGGCACCTGTTGCTTCAGCAGGACGGTCTTGCCCATGGTGAGCGCGGACCCGACCATTACGTGGTCGTCTCCATGGACGACCCGGCCATCGCGCCCCTCGCCACCGGCAGGGAACCCGCCGCCGAAGTGGTCACGCTGCCGCTGGCCGACGGACGGCTGCCGCTCGCCGCCGCACGCAACGAGGGCGCGGCCCGGGCCATGGCGCTCGGCGCGGACTTGCTGGTGTTCCTCGACGTGGACTGCGTGCCGGGGCCGACCCTCCTGGACAGCTACGTCAACGCCGCCCACGACTGGGCGCTGCTGTGCGGAACCGTCGCCTACCTGCCGCCCCCGCCGCGCGGCGGCTACCCGCTCGACGAGCTGCACCACCTGGCCGAACCCCACCCCGCACGGCCCGTCCCGGCCCACGGCCAAGTGCTGCGCGGGGGAGACCCGCACCTGTTCTGGTCCCTGTCGTTCGCCCTGACCGCCCGCACCTGGAAACACATCGGCGGCTTCTGCGAGGCCTACACCGGATACGGCGGCGAGGACACCGACTTCGCCGCCACCGCGGCCCACCGGGGCGTCGACCTGTGGTGGGTGGGCGGCGCCCCCGCCTACCACCAGCACCACCCGACCCAGCAGCCTCCCGTCCAGCACATCGACGACATCCTGCGCAACGGGGCGACCTACAAGCGCCGTTGGGGCAGCTGGCCGATGGAGGGCTGGCTGCGCGCGTTCGAGGCGCGGGGCCTCGCCGTGTACGACCACGCGGCCGACGCGTGGCGCAAGACCGAGCCGGAACCGCTGCTCAGGGCTCCGTACGCTCCCTGACGACGTCGGCGGGGTCCTTGTCGTCGCGGAGCCCCTGAAAGCGGGGATGGCGGAGCATGCCGTCGCGTGTCCACTCCGAGAAGGCGATCTGCGCCACGAGCCGCGGCCGCACCCACCGGGCGGACCGTTCCGCGACCGGCCCGTCGAACGGCGACGCGTCCACCCGCAGCCCGTCGAGTTCGCGGCGCAGGGCGAGCAGCGTCTTGTGGTCGAAGCCCGTGCCGACCTTGCCCGCGTACCGCAGCCGCCCGGCGGCGGCCTCGTCGTAGTGGCCGAGCAGCAGCGCGCCGATGCCGACCCGGCTGCCCGCGGGCTCCGTGAAGCCGCCCACCACGAACTCCTGCCCGCGGGAGCACTTCAGCTTGAGCCAGTCGTCCGAGCGGCGCCCCTGATACGTGCTGTCGGCCCGCTTGGCGATCAGTCCCTCCCAGCCGCGCCGGCACGCCTCCGCGAGGAGTTCGGGGCCGCCCGCGTTGCGGTGGGCGCTGAAGCGCAGCGGCGCGGCGAAGGTGACCGAGCGGCGCAGCAGGGACTTGCGGGTGCGCAGCGGCAGCCGCCGCACGTCCGTGCCGTCCAGGCGCAGCAGGTCGAAGACGTAGTAGGTCACGGCGACCTTGCTGGCCGCGACGTCCGCGGGCCGGGTGAGGCCCATGCGCTGCTGGAGCCGCGCGAAGTCGGTGCGGCCGTGCGCGTAGGCGACGATCTCACCGTCGACGGTGAAGTCCGCGCACTCCTGCGCGGCGAGCGCGTCGACGATCTCCGGGTACGTGGCGTCGAGCCGCCGCCCGGACCGGGACCGGAGCGTCACCCGCCCGTTCTCGCGGACGGCGAGGACGCGGATGCCGTCCAGCTTCCTCTCGAAGACCCAGCCCCGCGGGAACTCACGCCGGTCGCTGAGCGTCGCAAGCATCGGCGACGCCGCGAGCTCGACGCCCGGCGACGCCTCGCGGGTACGGCTCGACAGGTCGGGCGGCAGCGTCTCCAGCGCGCTCCGGGGCAAGGCGATCAGCCCTGCTCGGCGATCTGGCGCAGCGTACGGCCGCTGCGGGCCGAGCGGGCGCGCCGGGGATCCGGGGTGCCGCCGCCCGAGTGGTGCCCGGTCCGTACGAGCAGCCAGGTCGGCTTCGCGCTCCCGCCGGACGAGGCGTCCTGCTCCTCGCGGCCGTGGAAGCGGGTCAGCGCGTACTGTCCGCGCAGCTTCTCGCCGTGCAGGTCGAACGTGGCATGGCCCTTCTCCAGGGCCTGCGCGAACGGCACGGGACGGTGCTGCTTGTCGTGGCTCGTGGGCCGGTACGTGCCGCGGTCCCAGACCATGACGGTCCCGCCGCCGTACTCACCCTCGGGGATCACGCCCTCGTAGTCCCGGTAGTCCAGGGGGTGGTCCTCGGTGGGGATGGCGAGCCGCTTGTCCTGCGGGTCGGTGGAGGGGCCCTTGGGGACCGACCACGACTTGAGCACGCCGTCGACCTCGAGGCGGAAGTCGAAGTGCATCGTGCTCGCGTCATGGATCTGCACGACGAACGAGGGCTCGTCGTCGGCGGCCTCTCCTGCTCCGTCCCGGGCCGCGCGCTCGTCTCCGTCCAGGGCCGCGTGCTCACCGCTGGGCTCGGCGGTCCTGCCGAAGTGCCGCTTGCCGCGGTAGGTCCGCAGAGCGTCCTTCCCGCTCTTCCCGTTCCCGCTCTTCCCGTTCCCGTTCCGCTCGCTCTTCTCGCTCACCTCGACTCCCTTCCGCGCCCTCTGTGCTCGGTTTCGGCCAGGTTATGCACGTCCGCCTCCGCCCGCACGGCAGGCGCCCGCCGCTGTGACGAGGCCACGGGTGAACTTGTTCCACTTCAACTCACCGTCGCTTCGAGCCACGTGGGGGATAATGGGCCACCCGCCCGCCGGAGCCGCTCCGGCCCGATCCGCCGGCAATCGAGGTGTCCGTCAAATGAGCGCGCCGACCCAGACCGAGCCCTTCGTCCACCCGGCGTTGTTCTACCGGGGTACGGAGGAGTACGTGGCGGGAACCGTGCCGTTCGTACGCGAGGGGCTCGACGCGGGTGAGGCGGTGGCCGTGGCGGTGCCCGCGGCCAACCTGGAACTCATCAGGGACGCGCTGGGCGAGCGGGCCGGACAGGTGCGGCTGCTCGACATGTCGCAGGCCGGACGCAACCCCGGCCGGATCATCCCGCGCGTGCTGCGGGCCTTCGCCGACGCCCACCCCGGCCGACGGGCGCGCATCATCGGCGAACCCATCTGGGCCGGGCGCACCCCGACGGAGTACCCGGCCTGCGCGCAGCACGAGGCCCTGATCAACCTGGCGTTCGAAGGACGCGAAGCAACGATTCTCTGCCCCTACGACGAGGCGGGCCTGGCAGAAACGGTCCTGGCGGACGCGCACGCCACCCACCCCACGGTCATCCGCGCGGGCCGGACGGAGCTGAGCGCCGCCTACGCGCCCGAAGCGGTGGTCTCCCGCTACAACCAGCCCCTGATGGCCCCCGACGACGTGCCGCAGGCGGCGTACGCGAAACAGTCGCTGTCCGACGTGCGGCATCTCGCCATCCTCCGGGCGACCGAACTCGGCATGCCCGAGGCGCGCTTGCAGGACTTCGCCCTGGTCGTCTCCGAGCTGACGACCAACAGCGTGGTGCACGGCGGGGGCACGGGCGCGCTGCGGGTCTGGGCCGAGGACGGTCACATCGTCTGCGAGGTCCGTGACGCGGGCGTCCTCACCGATCCGCTCGCCGGCCGCCACTCTCCGGCCAAGGACCAGTACGGGGGCGGGGCCTCCTCATGGTGCACGTGCTCACCGACCTCGTCCGCGTCCACACGGACCCCGCCCTGGGCACGACCACCCACTGCTACTTCCAGAGCTCCTGACCGACAGTGCTCCTGACCGTCAGAACCCCGTCAGGAATCGTCCCCGCGGCATGAAGGGTCCGTAAGGGACGTACTTCGGGCGCCGCCGGTGGACGGAACCTGAGCGCATGTCCATCCTGACTGCACGGTCCGCCCCCGCCGAGAGCGCGGCGGCGGGCCCGGACCCCGGCGACAAGCACCGGCTCACCGCCCTGACCGGGCTCGCCGCGCTCTCCCTCGACGCGATGGCGTCCGTGGCGTACGGGCCGGAGGCGATCGTCCTCGTGCTCGCCGCGGCCGGCGGCCACGGCCTCGGGTTCACCCTCCCCGTCACCCTCGCCATCGCGGGCCTGCTCGCCGTCCTCGTCGCCTCGTACCGCCAGGTGATCGCCGCGTTCCCGGACGGCGGCGGCTCCTACGCCGTGGCCAAGCGGCACCTGGGGCGCCGCACGAGCCTGGTCGCCGCGGCCTCCCTCGTCCTCGACTACGTGCTGAACGTCGCCGTCGCCGTTACCGCCGGTGTCGCCGCGCTGACCTCCGCCTTCCCGGAGCTGTACGGCGACCGGCTGCCGATCTGCCTGGCGGTGCTCGCCCTGATCACAGCCGTGAACCTGCGCGGCATCGTCGAGTCCGCGAAGGTGTTCATCGCCCCCACCGCCGTGTTCGTCGTCGCGATCTTCACCCTCATCGCCGTCGGTCTGTTCCGGAACGGCCCGGTCTCGACCGCGGCCGCCGACGGGCACGCCTCCGTCGTCGCCGACAACGCCACGACGGTCGGCGCCCTGCTCCTGCTCAAGGCCTTCGCGTCCGGCTGCTCGGCGCTGACCGGCGTCGAGGCCATCGCGAACGCGGTGCCGTCGTTCCGTGAGCCGAGGGCCAGGCGCGCCCAGCACGCGGAGGTCGTCCTCGGCGGGCTGCTCGGCGCGATGCTGATCGGGCTCGCCGTGCTCATCTCCCGCTTCGAGCTGCGGCCCGCCGACGGCGTCACCGTCCTCGCCCAGCTCGCGGACGCCTCCCTCGGCCACAACTGGGCTTTCTACGTCGTCCAGTTCGCGACGATGGTGCTGCTCGCGCTCTCCGCCAACACCTCCTTCGGCGGCCTGCCCGTCCTGCTCGAACTGCTCGCCCGCGACAACTTCGTACCGCACGTCTTCGCCCTGAAGGCCGACCGCCAGGTGCACCGGCACGGTGTGCTCGCGCTCGCCGCCGTCTCGGCCGCGCTGCTGCTGTTCTCCGGCGGCGACACCAACACCCTCGTGCCGCTGTTCGCGATCGGCGTCTTCGTCGGCTTCACCGTCGCCCAGACCGGCATGGTGCTGCACTGGCGGCGCGAGCGCGGCGCGAACCGGCGCGGCAAAGCACTCCTGAACGGCGCGGGCGCGCTGCTCACCGGCGTCGGCGCGGTCGTCGTGACCGCCACCAAGTTCCACGACGGCGCCTGGCTGATCGTGATCGCGC
The sequence above is a segment of the Streptomyces sp. Je 1-369 genome. Coding sequences within it:
- a CDS encoding DNA polymerase ligase N-terminal domain-containing protein, translating into MSEKSERNGNGKSGNGKSGKDALRTYRGKRHFGRTAEPSGEHAALDGDERAARDGAGEAADDEPSFVVQIHDASTMHFDFRLEVDGVLKSWSVPKGPSTDPQDKRLAIPTEDHPLDYRDYEGVIPEGEYGGGTVMVWDRGTYRPTSHDKQHRPVPFAQALEKGHATFDLHGEKLRGQYALTRFHGREEQDASSGGSAKPTWLLVRTGHHSGGGTPDPRRARSARSGRTLRQIAEQG
- a CDS encoding glycosyltransferase family 2 protein; protein product: MRTAVITLAAGRHRHLLLQQDGLAHGERGPDHYVVVSMDDPAIAPLATGREPAAEVVTLPLADGRLPLAAARNEGAARAMALGADLLVFLDVDCVPGPTLLDSYVNAAHDWALLCGTVAYLPPPPRGGYPLDELHHLAEPHPARPVPAHGQVLRGGDPHLFWSLSFALTARTWKHIGGFCEAYTGYGGEDTDFAATAAHRGVDLWWVGGAPAYHQHHPTQQPPVQHIDDILRNGATYKRRWGSWPMEGWLRAFEARGLAVYDHAADAWRKTEPEPLLRAPYAP
- the ligD gene encoding non-homologous end-joining DNA ligase, producing the protein MPRSALETLPPDLSSRTREASPGVELAASPMLATLSDRREFPRGWVFERKLDGIRVLAVRENGRVTLRSRSGRRLDATYPEIVDALAAQECADFTVDGEIVAYAHGRTDFARLQQRMGLTRPADVAASKVAVTYYVFDLLRLDGTDVRRLPLRTRKSLLRRSVTFAAPLRFSAHRNAGGPELLAEACRRGWEGLIAKRADSTYQGRRSDDWLKLKCSRGQEFVVGGFTEPAGSRVGIGALLLGHYDEAAAGRLRYAGKVGTGFDHKTLLALRRELDGLRVDASPFDGPVAERSARWVRPRLVAQIAFSEWTRDGMLRHPRFQGLRDDKDPADVVRERTEP
- a CDS encoding APC family permease; this translates as MSILTARSAPAESAAAGPDPGDKHRLTALTGLAALSLDAMASVAYGPEAIVLVLAAAGGHGLGFTLPVTLAIAGLLAVLVASYRQVIAAFPDGGGSYAVAKRHLGRRTSLVAAASLVLDYVLNVAVAVTAGVAALTSAFPELYGDRLPICLAVLALITAVNLRGIVESAKVFIAPTAVFVVAIFTLIAVGLFRNGPVSTAAADGHASVVADNATTVGALLLLKAFASGCSALTGVEAIANAVPSFREPRARRAQHAEVVLGGLLGAMLIGLAVLISRFELRPADGVTVLAQLADASLGHNWAFYVVQFATMVLLALSANTSFGGLPVLLELLARDNFVPHVFALKADRQVHRHGVLALAAVSAALLLFSGGDTNTLVPLFAIGVFVGFTVAQTGMVLHWRRERGANRRGKALLNGAGALLTGVGAVVVTATKFHDGAWLIVIALPLLVLAFETVHRAYTRIGERLGIGRVPEPPCRARSLVVVPVVGLSKLTCEALNTAVSLGDEVRAVTVTYDEPADRESAAALRRDWELWNPGVDLVELPSAHRTVGGPVAAYVTKVHETHPGTRVTVLIPETEPARLWQRILQNRRGAVVARAVRRNTDAAICRLRFRLT